The nucleotide window ACTTTAGATAAGATCTCTTTAAAGGTTGCCATTTATGTGACTGCTGGTTGAAGTTTCTCTTGAAAAGCACATTGATATTTTAACTGTACTTTTTCCAGGAACTAGTGGGGAAAGCATATATGATGGAAAGTTTCCAGGTAAGTGATCTCTTCCCATCCTTCCAAGGTTACAGTGATAGACATAGTTTGGGTTGTCATAAATTAATGAAGAATAGATGCAAGATTCTcctttcttttaatattttaaaattcaatcatTTTGTGGAAATGATTTAAACATTGTACTATTTATGCTATTGTTGTTTGTAATTACTATTTGTTCATGAAAATTCAATGATATTCTaactatatcaataattgtgtacATGATGGAAGTAGTCATATGTGCTAATAATATACATAGTATCGTAGTCTCCATAAGTGACCAAAGTCTCTAATTTTGTTATCGAGTTGTGTTTCTAATGGTCAAAATGTTAaatctttattttcaatttataatttGTTGCTATATAATATGAAATTGATCAATTTTTTTGGACTTAATTTCAGGTTTGGTATTAGGGTTATTTATACCAAGATAACACCGTATTAAGTTTTTTACTTGAATCTAGATTTGGGTGTATCTGTAATTGAAGTGTTTCTGAGTGAGCAATAGGTGTTTTCAGGATCTTTGCAAAAGCTTTCTTTTGCGTTAATATCGTATATAGTAGGTGCTTTCCATGGCTCTTGATCTAAGCCTATCTTCACCTAAAAGGCCTTTTTGATGGAGCAATATGCATTCTTCAAATCACTTTACAAGTTTTATTTTGCACCATCAATGCCTAGGTCATAGCATTTTTCTCAATAATCTGGATGTCCTTGAGAATTGGTTGGTGCTAACATAATGACCTGATGGCTAAATCATTTAAGGACTATTAAATGCTAAATTTTATGATCTCCACAAACTATCAAGGGACATAATTCAAAGAAAGTATGTTTAATGTTTGAAGTCGAATGCTTTCTTAATTCAAAGCTTATAATTATTCTTTTAGAAGTTGATAGTAGGCTATTCTTTTCACTAATAATTGATTAGTAACAAGGGATAATTTCAACTCTTGTTCAGATGAATCACCTAGGCTAAAGCATGATGGACCTGGTCTTTTATCTATGGCAATTGCTGATCGTGACACTGTTGGTTCACAATTTGTTATCACCTTCAAGGCTAATCATGACCTTGATAGGTAGTTTCTTATCTTCAAATATTTGTTCTCAGTTCCCTACCTTCCCAGATATATGCTTTGCTGTTATTCATTCTTGGATCTTGATCTTTTGCATTTGTGGCATGTTGCAGAAAGTATATAGTCTTTGGACAGCTTATACAAGGAAATGAAGTGCTGAAGAAAATTGAAAATGTGGGTGATGAGGAAGGAATACCAACTGTGACAGTGAAAATTATTAATTGTGGTGAAGTCATTGAAGGTATAGGTTGGAGGGTGTATTTCTTAAGATGGAATATCATGATCTAATTTATGGTAGACCTGCCAAGGTTACACCTGTATGGTGCTGCATGAGGCTTGGCCATCATTcctttttaattttacttttcaattttttatcTTATTTGCAGACAAGAGGAAAAATAAGTTGAGAACGGGCAAAGATGCTTCTTCTGGTGCTAACAATTATGAAGTGCGGAGGaaggggaaaaataaaaaatcttcAAGAGacaaaagaaagaagagaagaagCCATTATTTGTCTGATGCAGATAGTTCCTCATATTCTGAGATAGAATCATCTGAATCTGATAGTGATTCTGACTCATATCTCTCATCTTCCTCTGACATTAGTTCTTCAAGTGATGATGGGCACAAAAAGAGGAAGAGATATTTTAAAAGAGGAAAATATAGGCGtggaaaaaagagagagagacgACGTGACAAAAAGAGAAAAAGGCGTGATAAGAGATCAAAGCGTAAATCAAGAAGGTTATATACTTACAATCTATTTATTCTTCATGACATTGTCTTCTCTTCCAGCAAATTACCAGTTAACCAACATGAGTCCTGTGCATGTTTTGTTGAGTTTTGTGCTTGTTCAGCTGTGTATGAGAGGACTTTAATGTTTTCTAGATGTAATCAATACTTTTATGCTCCTGTTACTGTTTCCTTGGCTTCCAGTGTGATGCGTTAGAAGAtgttcttttcctttttcccccTTAGAAAAATAAGTTTTTGATTACTAATGGtaggcttttgtgatccaaaaCCTGCAATCTTGGTGAATTACTAAAATTGTTCAGGATTTGTTTGTTCTAAGTCCTAACGCATGAATAGCAACTATAAATATTATGTAAAATGCATATTTCTATAATTTCTTTGAAATGCAGTTGTCACTTGTGTCTTTGTTGAAGTAGATCCATGTGTTTCTCTCTAGTGCTTGGTGAACATTTGTTGAGATAATATCATGGTTTCGTCCCTCGAAATTAATTTTGTTAATACATCTGGTGTGGTATTTACCAAAACCTTTTCCAATCCACACAAAACAAATTGGGTTATGATGCTTCAAGTTCACGGGTGAGCTGATTAGCTTTCTTAAGTATCTTATAGAACTTAAATTACTATATCCTCTTTTTTATCAGGGCATCAGACAGCCTTACAGATGATGACAGTGAGAGTAGCAGTGAAAGCAGCAGTGACAATGATGATCAAGGAAAACCACAGAAGCATGAAGGGCCTTCTCAGAAAAGTGGTACTGCTTTCTCAAAATTTTGATTGAATAGAAGTTTTCTAGGAAAATTTGACATGGtcctgaaattcaatgtcctaaGTTATTTGTTTCCTATTTCCCTTGATAATGCTATTACTTTGCATGCACCTGCCCAAAGGATATCTGCTTGTTGGGTACTTGACACGGGCAAATGTCATACCCATCATTTGATTATTCTCCCCACCCCCCCCCCTTCCTGTAATGCTATCAAATAAGAGTTCTGGAACCTGGATATTCTTGTTTCCTACTTCCAATTTTCTTGCTTTGTTTGCTAAAGTCTACTGATATGGATAATTCTCTgttatttaaacttttttttatttttactacaCTATATCAATGGGGTTGTCTACGATTTGCAGTTGGGAACCAATCCCCTTCTGCTACAGTGAGAGCAATTCCTCCCAGAAAGACTGAAGAGGCTGGTTTGGTGAAGGAGTGTGAAGCTCCTAGGGAAAATGGAGAGCGAAAGAGCAATGGCATTGAAGAAGATGCTAAATCTGGCAGAAGTGCAGAGAGACAACCTGATGTGGTAGATGATCGCCCGAGCAAATCTAGGTCTACTTTTCATTCTTCTCCCTCAGTTATTCTTTGTACTTACTGATTCTTCCCGATCTGGTATTTTATTAAAAGTTGATGAGCAGGAGCAGAAGTGCAAGTCCTAAGAGGACCATGAGTAAGAGTTTAAGTCCATGGAGGAGTCAAAGACGGTGCCCAAGTCTAAGCCCAAGGCGAAGTGTGAGCAGGAGCCCAGTTGCAAGTAGAAATCCTCCATGTTTTCCAGAAAGAAGTGGGAGCAGGAATCCTGCTAGAAGCATCAGCAGAAGCCCAACGAGGGTTAGAAAGAATAGAAGCATCAGTAGGAGCCCAGTTAGAGGACATCCTCGAAGAACCATTGGTAGGAGCCCTGTAAGGTCCCGATCCCGAAAAAGCCCAAGTAGGAGCCCACCCAGGTCAACATTAAAATCAACTAGTAGAAGCCCTGTTAGACTTTCAAAAAGAAGCACAAGTAAAAGTCCTGCAAGATCTTTTCGGAGAAGTATTAGCAGAAGCCCCATAAGGTCTAGGAGAAGCACTAGCAGAAGTCCTGTAAGATCTTCTAGGAGAAGCATAAGTAGGAGCTCTGCTAGGGCTCCTCCTAGGAGAAGCATCAGCAGAAGTCCCTTAAGGGAACCAAGTAGGAATTATCGTCGTAGTTATTCAAGGAGCCCCACCACCGTGCGGCGGGTAAGGTCACCTCCTGGTCGAGGTAGAAGTTTGTCAACAAGTGTTTCTCCTGACGCATCACCTAAGCGTATCAGAAGGGGTCGGGGTTTCAGTGAGCGCTACTCTTATGCACGAAGATACAGAACCCCTTCTCCAGATCGTTCTCCTGTGAGGTCCTATCGTTTCAGTGGCAGGATTGATCGTGAGAGGTACATGTCCCATCAGGTTCTTTTATGTTAtactacctttttcttttccagaAAACCATTATATATTTTACTGATGGGTGGTTTTTCTATTAATTGCCAATTCTAGGTATTCAAGTTACAGGCGGTATTCACCTAGGCGCTATAGAAGCCCCCCAAGAGGAAGAACTCCTCCAAGGTCTGAATCTGTAGGCaaattatgtgtttgtgtgtgtTTTTTGCTCTTCTTGTAGCTATGGTCATTGGGTGGTTTGAATTTTGTTACTTGAttcctaataaaaataatttttgcaGGTATAGAGGCAGAAGAAGCCGGACAAGAAGTCTGTCTGTATCACCGAGCCCGAGGTATAGAAATCGTCGATATGGTCATAGCCGCAGTCGTAGTCGAACCTCTATTCGCAGCCGTAGCCCAAGTCGAAGTCGAACCCCTGTTCGCAGCCGTAGTCCAGTTGATTCTCCAAGGGCTGGACGGCGAAGGTCCCCTTCACAGAGCAGGAGCCGATCAGAATCAAGGTCTTCGTTGAACTCTCAGTCTCCAAAGAAGGTGAGCAAAGCAAAGTCAAGGTCATCATCAGGAAGTCCAGACGGTGGAAAAGGACTGGTCTCTTATGATGATGGTTCACCTGATTCAGGAAGGTGAAATCGAGTGAAAGTTGGTTGAAGATTTTTGTTTAGTGTTTGATGAGCCCCATCTTCTGTTGATGCACTGAACTGTGCAGTTTTACGAACTTCTTGTCTCTGATTTGTGTTGTTGCCAGAGGTTGTGGTCAGTAATTACATTAATCCGATTCCAAGTATTTTCATTGAGatggttgttgttgttgttggccTGTCATGCTCGTTTAGGATAATTTTACTtcgttataaataaaattaatgaatAGTATGCGAACCTTGTTGCTGTTAGGGGTTAGGAAGAGTCTCTGTATTTGTTAGTGCAGTAGCATCATCATCCCCCAAGAATCTTGTGTAGCTTTAGCGAGTCTGTTGTCAGTTCTAGCTTTTAATTAATGTGTTGGACAAATTTTCCTTCAATTGATGACCATCGGGAACTAGTCTAATATTTTATTTTGCGGTGTGCCTTGTTGGTTACAGGAAATATAATCAATatttctttcttcttaacaaaaattatttttatttttatttaatttgtatgttaattttaattttctctgtgtaaattattttatacttaaacttgaaatttttatataaaaattgagaaatatttttgaaaaagattttaaattttattaaataatgttGGAAATGTAGAAAAGAAGGTTTTTCTCTTCAAAGTAAGTTTAAAAACTCATTCCAAAATTTGGTGTCGATAGTCTGATATCTATTGATGCGATTTTCATGCAAATCTGAACTTCAGACATTGGATTTTAGAAGTAAATTTGAAATAACTCATTTTATTACAAGTTAAATGGTTTTGAACAGTAATCTTAATGATATGTGGGATcactttttttgtttattttcttttgaaaattaaataaaatttaaatttgtatataaatattgtttttatttttaattttaattttaaattttaaaattatctagTATTTGAAATTGTTTTTGATAACCTTTGTCACGTATTAGTAGTCTTTTGGTGAGGTTACATacaattttcatttaatttattaagaAGGAACACCTTGACAGCCAACAAATTTAGCTTGAGGttgtatttttattgtattttaattaaaaaattattctaGGCAATGATCAACTTTGTCCCATCTTTTCTTTGCCGATAATTTGTTACTTTTTGCAAAGGTGACAGAGATAGTGTGAGTGATAAATGATTGTTTTAAAGAGTTCAGCTTAGTGTTAGTTTTGACTATTAATCTAGAAAAACTTAAGCTCTTTATCTCGCCTAATATCCATGTAATGGTCGCTTCTCGTTTAAGTCAAGTATGTGATATGTTTTTAACAGATGACTTGAGAAAATATCTAGGGTGCCTCTCATTCATAAAAGAGCTTCCAAGGAGATGTACCTTACAACCTTGAAAAAATGTCAAAGGAATGATGTTTAACCAGTTGGATGACATTAGTGgtttctttataaaaaaaatatcattattttatccCGCCACAACCACGTAATAGATTAACTCAAAATATTATAAATCTATAATTTTGATATTGTTACTGTAAACACGACATAAAAATTGAATATGTTTTTGAACATATTTTCATCTAtaattttctttctatttttgaaattatattcacttacattttaaaattttacattcgTAAATATATCCGTtcatataaaaaaattgaaagaatcaCCACCTTTTGATGTTTGCATCTTTCCTTTGAGCTAATGTGTCTTTAACAATATGTACTTATTAAGACAAACAATTTTACTTAGCAATCCTGCATGCTTGATACTTTTGGCATTTCTAAAAATCACAttatagaaaatttaaaaataaaacattactTACCCTACAAATAAGAACATGTCCTAGATTCCTAGATAATATATGGTAAAGAAGTAAAAACTCTTATCTTATCCTAAtgaaaagaaacttgaataaTTTTATCACACTATTAAATATTTGATCATGTTGATAATGTATTATAAATATGCGAGTAAATAAAGAAAAATCAAAATAGAGATATTGTTAGTAATTCTAATTCTTTAGGACATAGTTGTTACTATTCATTTTATTGAAACATGTCTATTGGTTATGAATACATAGAAGATTATACATTTCACGGTTTAATGTAACATGACACATATATGAATTACGAAAGATGATTCATTATGCTGGGAAAAATCAGAAATTTTTTAgggttaaaattaaattgtaattttacgatagaaaaaatataattttactattttaatatactatatctttatcatttttaaagaattaaatcaaatttttatatttttaaagagagtcaaaatataattttattattactaatttaaaattaaaaaaaattaaaaatatcatataaaaaattTTCAGTTTAGGGGCGGGACCGTGGGAGCAGCTAATTTCGCCACTAATCGTATTAGAATATGAGTCTCATAACATGCAAAAATCCATGTATTAcacatttataattttttgaaaagaaaaccaaTCATAATTGGGTCGATGGTGCAATGCAAGACCTAATAGATACCCGCTGTTAGCCCATTATAAAACGGGCCCCAAGTCACACAGGCAGAAACTCAAAGTCAGGATAATCCAGTAATTTCGTTGCCAAATGTATCCAGGCCAGTGGATGCTCCCTTCATTAGCCGAAAGAAAGCCCGTTAAGCTTTCGGTTTCATTTTCTCTCGTATAATCATCACTCGGGTCTTTTTTCTCTGTGGCTCTGCATCTCTCAGGTCAGGTGAACTTTCTAGGGTTTCTGCCTTTATCACTTAGTATTGCACTATTTTACCCTTTCCCCTTTTCTCCAAAGAATATTTTCTGATCCAATACTTGTAtagttattttttttatgtttctttTTTGCTTACTTCGTTATAATTTgtttatgtatattttagtttttattcgaTTCTTCGGTTTTCGAGTTTAAGGTAGAGTTTAGTATAAGCTTGTAGTTTAAGTGTTTCTGCTGGTTTCTCCAGGGTTTAAGGTTTTCAGCTTGTTTTCGTTATGATATTATTTGGCCCACTATTTAGGACTGTGTCTGCTTCTGTTTTCGTTTGGGAAGGATGTCTCTAATAgccttgtttttctttttctgataTGGGATTCTGATTTAGTGCACTCATTCACTAGTTTAATTATGTAATTGCTCTAATGGCTAGGGCATAGGTTCCATCTTTTCAAATCTTTCAACCTGATTTTCTTCATGTTTTCTTGCTTCCTGCAATCAGTATGTTTGGAAATGCTAGGATGATTTTCTCAAAGCTGAAATAGGACAAGAAATATTTTCCAGGTATCATAGATACCTGCAATGTTTTCCATTTGCTTCTTCCCAATCTCGAAATATACTGTGCATGTGAAAATCTATTTTTATACAATCGATTTTCTGCTAAATCTTGACTAATATCTTGAAACAGTTAATTCAAACGAAAGAAATAATGCATATATAGGGGAAAAGGTCCGTTCTGCTTTGCTATATTCTTTAATGAAGATTGGTGAATTTGGCAATGCTTTGACGAAGTAGGTTTCAGTGTTTTCTCTTTTTTACTTTCATTTACTGTGGATCAATATTAATTTTGATTGGCTGATTGTAGCTGCTCGTTGTTTGATTAGATTGTTGGTTGTATTGGCTTGAGTTGTGAATCTGGTGAGCAAGGATGGCAAAGAAGAAGAATCCTCTAGTTTTTATGGATGTGTCAATAGATGGTGATCCTGTTGAAAGAATGGTTTTTGAGGTATTGTTTTAGCTACATAAACAAGCCAACAAGACTTTACATTTTTGCCCATATACTCTTGTTTTGAATTAGTATACATTGGGTTTATAGATATATGTGTATTGGAGATTACGTTTTTACACATATTTATCTGTTTTCTTTGATTCTTCAGCTCTTTCCTGATATTGCTCCCAAGACTGTAGAAAACTTCCGTGCCCTTTGTACAGGTTCCAATATTCTTATTTTCTATTGTTGTTATCTTTTTTTCCctagaattttttaaattacttaTCAAGAATAATTCCTCTTCTTTACTCTTTAAGTTTTTGTTGCATATGATTTTTTTCCCATTCAAAGAAGCATTGGTGGTTAGCGGCAGGATAGTTTTTGGGTTGCAGTTGTTTACAATATGCTAGTTCTATACACAGCCATGtgggtgaaaaaataaaaataaaaaataaaattactgactaatttttttgaaaaaaagtaATTATAATTAAATGAAGAGAAAAAATGAAAATGGATTTACAACTGCATGTGAAAAGGTAGCAGTGGTTTTTTTTAAAGATGAAATGACTTTTTTGGCTTTATTGATGCACTAGTTTTCTCCAGTAAATTAGTTTAATTTGTCTTCCCCTGAGTTGGAGACCACTTAACGCACCAAACTCAGGGAATTTAAGTTAGTATAGATACACATGCATAAGAATTTGAGTTAGTATCAGACATTTATTCATAGACATTTATATGTTTGTATTTGCTGCGTCCTTAAAATATGCCTTGATCTACAGGAGAAAAGGGCATTGGTCCTAGAACTGGAAAACCGTTGCACTACAAGGGTTCATTTTTccatcgtgtctctaaaggttccTTGGCCAAGGTTTGTTTTATCTTCAAAATGGGATTTTTCACAAGCTGTTTTCTTGTAGAACATGGCTTAGAAGTGGCATGTCGTTTGGTCTGTTATGATTGTTTATGCTGTAGGAAACAGGACTGATGGCCACGACTGCTTTTCTTGTGATGTAGTTTTTAAGGTTGTATTTATCAAGTTGTGAAtactcaaaattttaataaacttCGCCATGCTCAACCCAGTTTCTTTGCACATAAATGTCTTTTTTCTTACTCGTGGACTGACATCATATGTTTGTTGTGCAGGGTGGTGATTTTGTAAGAAGAGATGGTACGCATTCCTTGCAGAGAggaatttcattttaattatttttgcagCTGTAAATTGACTTGAGATTAGGTGGCCTTGAGGGTTGCTGTCTATGTGACTGCTGGTTGTTCTTGAAAAGCACTTTGATATTTTAATTGTACTTTTTCCAGGAACAAGTGGGGAAAGTATATATGATGGGAAATTTCCAGGTGAGTGATCTCTTCCCGACATTCCATGGTTACAGTCATAGTTTAGGTGCCCTAAATTAATGAAGAGTGGGTGCAAGATTCTcctttcttttaatattttaaaatccaATTATTTCATGGAAATGATTTGAACAGTGTCCTATTTGTGTTATGGGTACAGGATTCTcctttcttttaatatattaaaattcaaTCATTTCATGGAAATGTTTTAAACGTTGTAGTATTTGTGTTATGCACATGCTTTTGTTGTTTGTAATTACTCTCTGTTCATGGAAAATTAATAATATTCTAACTAGATTATAATCTGTGTACATGATGGAAGTGGTCATGGATGCTAATATAAGTAGTATTGTATCCTTCTTAAGTGATCAAAATCTCTAATTTTGTTACCAAGTTATAATTGTGTTGCTAATGCATGTGTTTATATTCTTGTGAATTGGTCAAAATatcaaaactttatttttaatttatattttgttTCTATATAATATGGAATTTGTCAATTTGTTTTGGACCTGACTTCAGGTTTGGTATTAGGGTTATATATACCGGGATCACATTGTATTAAGTTCTTTCCCTTGGCTCTAGGAACTTTTTACTATTTGTGTTACTTACATGCTTTTGTTTGTAATTACTATTTGTGcatgaaaatttaataatattctaACTAGATTATAATCCTGTACGTGATGGAAGTGGTCATACATGCTAATATACATAGTATTGTACTCTCCATAAGTTATTAAAATTTCTAATGTTTTTATCAAGTTATAATTGTGTTGCTAATGCATGTGTCTTAAATGTATTTATATTCACTTTGTGCGTTGGTCAAAATCTCAATCTTTATCttcaatttttaatttgttgCTATATAATATGGAATTTATCAATTTATTTTGGACCTAATTTCAGGTTAGGTGTTAGGGTTATTTATACCTGGATAACATTGTAATAGGTTCTTTCCTTGGCTCTAGATTTGGGCATATCTACTCTTGGAATGTTTATGAGTGCGAAATAGGTGTTCTCAGAATCTTTGCAAAAGCTGTCTTTTGCATTAAGATTGTATATAGTAGGTGCTTCTATGGCTCTTGATGTAAGCCTATCTTCACCTAAAAAGGCTTTTTTGACAGAGCAATATGCATTCTCCAAATTACTGTATAGGTTTTATTTTTGCACCATCAATGCCTGGTTCATACCTTTTTTGGTCAATAATCTGGAGGTCCTTGATAATCGTTGGTGCTAACATAATGACCTGATGGCTAAGTCATTTAAGGGCTGTATTAAATGCTAAATTTTATGATACTCCACAAACTGTCAAGGGCCGCATTCAAAGAAAGAATGTTTACTGTTTGAAATCTAATGCTTTCTTAATTCCATACTTATGGTTATTCTTCTAGAATGTGACTATAAGCTATTATTCTTTTCACTAATATATATTTTGGAAGCGTTCACTAATAATTGATTAGTGACAAGGGGTAATTTCAACTCTTGTTCAGATGAATCACCTAGGCTAAAGCATGACGGACCTGG belongs to Gossypium arboreum isolate Shixiya-1 chromosome 7, ASM2569848v2, whole genome shotgun sequence and includes:
- the LOC108488215 gene encoding peptidyl-prolyl cis-trans isomerase CYP95-like isoform X1: MAKKKNPLVFMDVSIDGDPAERMVFELFPDIAPKTAENFRALCTGEKGIGPKTGKPLHYKGSFFHRVMKGSLAQGGDFVRRDGTSGESIYDGKFPDESPRLKHDGPGLLSMAIADRDTVGSQFVITFKANHDLDRKYIVFGQLIQGNEVLKKIENVGDEEGIPTVTVKIINCGEVIEDKRKNKLRTGKDASSGANNYEVRRKGKNKKSSRDKRKKRRSHYLSDADSSSYSEIESSESDSDSDSYLSSSSDISSSSDDGHKKRKRYFKRGKYRRGKKRERRRDKKRKRRDKRSKRKSRRASDSLTDDDSESSSESSSDNDDQGKPQKHEGPSQKSVGNQSPSATVRAIPPRKTEEAGLVKECEAPRENGERKSNGIEEDAKSGRSAERQPDVVDDRPSKSRSRSASPKRTMSKSLSPWRSQRRCPSLSPRRSVSRSPVASRNPPCFPERSGSRNPARSISRSPTRVRKNRSISRSPVRGHPRRTIGRSPVRSRSRKSPSRSPPRSTLKSTSRSPVRLSKRSTSKSPARSFRRSISRSPIRSRRSTSRSPVRSSRRSISRSSARAPPRRSISRSPLREPSRNYRRSYSRSPTTVRRVRSPPGRGRSLSTSVSPDASPKRIRRGRGFSERYSYARRYRTPSPDRSPVRSYRFSGRIDRERYSSYRRYSPRRYRSPPRGRTPPRYRGRRSRTRSLSVSPSPRYRNRRYGHSRSRSRTSIRSRSPSRSRTPVRSRSPVDSPRAGRRRSPSQSRSRSESRSSLNSQSPKKVSKAKSRSSSGSPDGGKGLVSYDDGSPDSGR
- the LOC108488215 gene encoding peptidyl-prolyl cis-trans isomerase CYP95-like isoform X3; translated protein: MAKKKNPLVFMDVSIDGDPAERMVFELFPDIAPKTAENFRALCTGEKGIGPKTGKPLHYKGSFFHRVMKGSLAQGGDFVRRDGTSGESIYDGKFPDESPRLKHDGPGLLSMAIADRDTVGSQFVITFKANHDLDRKYIVFGQLIQGNEVLKKIENVGDEEGIPTVTVKIINCGEVIEDKRKNKLRTGKDASSGANNYEVRRKGKNKKSSRDKRKKRRSHYLSDADSSSYSEIESSESDSDSDSYLSSSSDISSSSDDGHKKRKRYFKRGKYRRGKKRERRRDKKRKRRDKRSKRKSRRASDSLTDDDSESSSESSSDNDDQGKPQKHEGPSQKSVGNQSPSATVRAIPPRKTEEAGLVKECEAPRENGERKSNGIEEDAKSGRSAERQPDVVDDRPSKSRSASPKRTMSKSLSPWRSQRRCPSLSPRRSVSRSPVASRNPPCFPERSGSRNPARSISRSPTRVRKNRSISRSPVRGHPRRTIGRSPVRSRSRKSPSRSPPRSTLKSTSRSPVRLSKRSTSKSPARSFRRSISRSPIRSRRSTSRSPVRSSRRSISRSSARAPPRRSISRSPLREPSRNYRRSYSRSPTTVRRVRSPPGRGRSLSTSVSPDASPKRIRRGRGFSERYSYARRYRTPSPDRSPVRSYRFSGRIDRERYSSYRRYSPRRYRSPPRGRTPPRYRGRRSRTRSLSVSPSPRYRNRRYGHSRSRSRTSIRSRSPSRSRTPVRSRSPVDSPRAGRRRSPSQSRSRSESRSSLNSQSPKKVSKAKSRSSSGSPDGGKGLVSYDDGSPDSGR
- the LOC108488215 gene encoding peptidyl-prolyl cis-trans isomerase CYP95-like isoform X5; this encodes MVILLKEWFLRYHFSYGSKSTKFYIFLFPDIAPKTAENFRALCTGEKGIGPKTGKPLHYKGSFFHRVMKGSLAQGGDFVRRDGTSGESIYDGKFPDESPRLKHDGPGLLSMAIADRDTVGSQFVITFKANHDLDRKYIVFGQLIQGNEVLKKIENVGDEEGIPTVTVKIINCGEVIEDKRKNKLRTGKDASSGANNYEVRRKGKNKKSSRDKRKKRRSHYLSDADSSSYSEIESSESDSDSDSYLSSSSDISSSSDDGHKKRKRYFKRGKYRRGKKRERRRDKKRKRRDKRSKRKSRRASDSLTDDDSESSSESSSDNDDQGKPQKHEGPSQKSVGNQSPSATVRAIPPRKTEEAGLVKECEAPRENGERKSNGIEEDAKSGRSAERQPDVLMSRSRSASPKRTMSKSLSPWRSQRRCPSLSPRRSVSRSPVASRNPPCFPERSGSRNPARSISRSPTRVRKNRSISRSPVRGHPRRTIGRSPVRSRSRKSPSRSPPRSTLKSTSRSPVRLSKRSTSKSPARSFRRSISRSPIRSRRSTSRSPVRSSRRSISRSSARAPPRRSISRSPLREPSRNYRRSYSRSPTTVRRVRSPPGRGRSLSTSVSPDASPKRIRRGRGFSERYSYARRYRTPSPDRSPVRSYRFSGRIDRERYSSYRRYSPRRYRSPPRGRTPPRYRGRRSRTRSLSVSPSPRYRNRRYGHSRSRSRTSIRSRSPSRSRTPVRSRSPVDSPRAGRRRSPSQSRSRSESRSSLNSQSPKKVSKAKSRSSSGSPDGGKGLVSYDDGSPDSGR
- the LOC108488215 gene encoding peptidyl-prolyl cis-trans isomerase CYP95-like isoform X4 → MAKKKNPLVFMDVSIDGDPAERMVFELFPDIAPKTAENFRALCTGEKGIGPKTGKPLHYKGSFFHRVMKGSLAQGGDFVRRDGTSGESIYDGKFPDESPRLKHDGPGLLSMAIADRDTVGSQFVITFKANHDLDRKYIVFGQLIQGNEVLKKIENVGDEEGIPTVTVKIINCGEVIEDKRKNKLRTGKDASSGANNYEVRRKGKNKKSSRDKRKKRRSHYLSDADSSSYSEIESSESDSDSDSYLSSSSDISSSSDDGHKKRKRYFKRGKYRRGKKRERRRDKKRKRRDKRSKRKSRRASDSLTDDDSESSSESSSDNDDQGKPQKHEGPSQKSVGNQSPSATVRAIPPRKTEEAGLVKECEAPRENGERKSNGIEEDAKSGRSAERQPDVLMSRSRSASPKRTMSKSLSPWRSQRRCPSLSPRRSVSRSPVASRNPPCFPERSGSRNPARSISRSPTRVRKNRSISRSPVRGHPRRTIGRSPVRSRSRKSPSRSPPRSTLKSTSRSPVRLSKRSTSKSPARSFRRSISRSPIRSRRSTSRSPVRSSRRSISRSSARAPPRRSISRSPLREPSRNYRRSYSRSPTTVRRVRSPPGRGRSLSTSVSPDASPKRIRRGRGFSERYSYARRYRTPSPDRSPVRSYRFSGRIDRERYSSYRRYSPRRYRSPPRGRTPPRYRGRRSRTRSLSVSPSPRYRNRRYGHSRSRSRTSIRSRSPSRSRTPVRSRSPVDSPRAGRRRSPSQSRSRSESRSSLNSQSPKKVSKAKSRSSSGSPDGGKGLVSYDDGSPDSGR
- the LOC108488215 gene encoding peptidyl-prolyl cis-trans isomerase CYP95-like isoform X2, which gives rise to MVILLKEWFLRYHFSYGSKSTKFYIFLFPDIAPKTAENFRALCTGEKGIGPKTGKPLHYKGSFFHRVMKGSLAQGGDFVRRDGTSGESIYDGKFPDESPRLKHDGPGLLSMAIADRDTVGSQFVITFKANHDLDRKYIVFGQLIQGNEVLKKIENVGDEEGIPTVTVKIINCGEVIEDKRKNKLRTGKDASSGANNYEVRRKGKNKKSSRDKRKKRRSHYLSDADSSSYSEIESSESDSDSDSYLSSSSDISSSSDDGHKKRKRYFKRGKYRRGKKRERRRDKKRKRRDKRSKRKSRRASDSLTDDDSESSSESSSDNDDQGKPQKHEGPSQKSVGNQSPSATVRAIPPRKTEEAGLVKECEAPRENGERKSNGIEEDAKSGRSAERQPDVVDDRPSKSRSRSASPKRTMSKSLSPWRSQRRCPSLSPRRSVSRSPVASRNPPCFPERSGSRNPARSISRSPTRVRKNRSISRSPVRGHPRRTIGRSPVRSRSRKSPSRSPPRSTLKSTSRSPVRLSKRSTSKSPARSFRRSISRSPIRSRRSTSRSPVRSSRRSISRSSARAPPRRSISRSPLREPSRNYRRSYSRSPTTVRRVRSPPGRGRSLSTSVSPDASPKRIRRGRGFSERYSYARRYRTPSPDRSPVRSYRFSGRIDRERYSSYRRYSPRRYRSPPRGRTPPRYRGRRSRTRSLSVSPSPRYRNRRYGHSRSRSRTSIRSRSPSRSRTPVRSRSPVDSPRAGRRRSPSQSRSRSESRSSLNSQSPKKVSKAKSRSSSGSPDGGKGLVSYDDGSPDSGR